Proteins encoded in a region of the Canis lupus dingo isolate Sandy chromosome 17, ASM325472v2, whole genome shotgun sequence genome:
- the LOC125752760 gene encoding filaggrin-2-like isoform X26, whose protein sequence is MTDLLRSVVTVIDVFYKYTKQDGECGTLSKDELKELLEKEFRPILKNPDDPDTVDVIMHMLDRDHDRRLDFTEFLLMVFKLAMACNKVLSKEYCKASGSKKHRRGHRHQKEESETEEEEEDTQGRKSGYRHSSWSEGEEHGYGSEGLRGSVKHRHGSNSRRLGRQGGLSSSGNQEQLEKRRHGSSSGHSWSSGKERHGSSSGELEERRNKSYVSPSRESEKEYESGSESKSGRRKGHSSLSHGLDASGHKSNSTQSRKSGGQKLGSSSRGSGDKGSQNYACGSSNSGGCGKPQNASSSCQEGRFGGQGNQSSCTQSGYQSGSSGGQDHGCISGGQSSGYCEHEPRSCSQSSSQRKYGSRACGQTQNGGRQQRTGSNQSCCCEQYGSETSQSSSYGQHGSGSCGHFSNSHQKGSGSNGFSKCGQYGSGSGQSSSFGQHESGSGQSSGCGHGSGSCQSSGFGQHGSGSGQSSGLCQHGSGSGQSSGFGQHGSGSGQSSGCGHGSGSCQSSGFGQHGSGSGQYSGLGQHVSSSAQSSGFGQHGSGSGQYSGLGQHGSGSGQSSGFGQHGSGSGQSSGFGQHGSGSGRSSGFGQHGSSSGQSSGFGQHGSGSGQSSSFGQHGSGTGQSSGFSSGFGQNCSGSEMSSSSGQSSGFGQCGSGSGQSSGFGQHGSGTHQTSSSGQHRYSSGQSSSFGFGSSTHQSPSFGTGSGHLLGSGQESTARQSSYGQHGSGSGQSSTFGNGSCSGNSSKPDQHESSSRKSSSKNQRDFSSIQSSGCDNQQTRVGGQECYETSSGKGSQQCRKSKSDSAKSQRRETAKGRQGTTHGQSEDTSGYAQSGHGQTSRTESSITSRSSVGESSDNQGHSGVPQVHTGSPQDHSGSQHRESESTVKGRQGTTHRQSGDLIGHAQSGHGQATRTQTSRTGRRESSGSESSDTERHSGVPQAHTGFPQGHSGSQHGESGSSVQGRHGSTHGHSGDTSGHAHADHEQATRTQSSRIDRRESSGSEYSDTENHSHVPQTHTGSPHTHAGSQHPESGSSLQRRQGTTHGQSRDTTAHAQSGHGQASRTQSSRSRRSESTVSESSDYQGHSGAPQAHTGSSHGQVGSQHPELGSTVKGRQGTPHGQSGDTSRYAHSGHGQATRTQSSRTGRRESGGSESSDTERHSGVPQAHTGSPQSHSGSQHGESGSSVQGRQGTTQRQSGDAGGHVHSGQGQATRTQSSRSGRRESSGSESSDTENHLGVPETHTGSPHGQAESQHGESGSSVQRRQGTTHGQSGDTTTNAQSGHGKASRSQPTRTSGGSSVSESSDSQGHSGVRQSHSGSPHGQAGSQHPELGSTVKGRQGTPHGQSGDTSRHAHSGHGQATKTQSSRFGRRESSVTESSDTENDSGVSQTHTGSPHTHAGSQHPESGSSLQRRQGTTHGQSRDTTAHAQSGHGQASRTQSSRSRRSESTVSESSDYQGHSGAPQAHTGSSHGQVGSQHPELGSTVKGRQGTPHGQSGDTSRYAHSGHGQASRTQSSRTGRRESGGSESSDTERHSGIPHTHTESPRTHAGSQHPESGSSLQGRKETAHRQSGDTTRHAHSGHGQATRTQSSRTGRRETSGSESSDTERHSGVPQVHSGSPHGQAGSQHGESDSTTKERQEYTHKHSEDTSGHAESVHGQATRTQSSRARRRGSTLSESSDTQGYSGAPQIHSGSLHGQVGSEHPESESTIKRRQVTTNRQSEDTTGNPYSGHGQATRTESSRSKRKGFSGTESSDTERHSGVPLTHTGSPHGHTGSLHGELGSTIRRRQGSTHGHSRGNSGHSGSSHTQSHDTHRLSKDNISKQSHSIHHQSRVSHSQSQHSGKQRHGSDQGWKHGSYGSAEYDYGQSGYGPSGGSRTSSRNSSPLRSLDRAENNQVSTHGQSFSRPDHTGSKAIEIIGRQRSSHGQSIDSHNKSGSSVNRRQGSFHGHSIVSHESSIDTHVQFGREGSTTRRQSSNHSVSSHGQFISARSHPESNSTLRQDFHSDNKEHSEDWGKQIHEPSGSRHGQSEFNIISIHRSNQQHLADTTSHEQVRYNTCLVRQGSSNRKSGDIQGQSGFSTNESRVDSHDQSSDSYGKSSNSRSQGIIFSHSHDSQDPAGIEEYGPTMWSGDRQKQGPESSLFRSTRIYSQNVDDKQTRNTEARGCHKRERTDSGSCYLDSNTPLYEYVQEQRCYYIE, encoded by the exons ATGACCGATCTCTTGAGAAGTGTTGTCACAGTCATTGATGTTTTCTACAAATATACCAAGCAAGATGGAGAGTGTGGCACACTGAGCAAGGATGAGCTAAAGGAACTTCTGGAAAAAGAGTTTCGTCCAATTCTGAAG AACCCAGATGATCCAGACACAGTGGATGTTATCATGCACATGCTAGATCGAGATCATGACCGAAGACTGGACTTTACTGAGTTTCTTCTGATGGTATTCAAGCTGGCTATGGCCTGCAACAAGGTTCTCAGCAAGGAATACTGCAAAGCTTCAGGGTCAAAGAAGCATAGGCGTGGTCATCGACaccaaaaggaagaaagtgaaacagaagaggaagaagaagatacACAGGGACGGAAATCAGGTTACAGACATTCAAGTTGGAGTGAGGGAGAGGAGCATGGATATGGTTCTGAGGGCTTAAGGGGAAGTGTGAAACATAGACATGGATCAAACTCCAGGAGGCTGGGAAGGCAAGGTGGTTTATCTAGCTCTGGAAACCAAGAGCAACTTGAGAAAAGACGCCATGGGTCTAGCTCTGGTCATTCATGGAGTAGTGGCAAAGAAAGACATGGCTCCAGCTCTGGAGAActggaggaaagaagaaacaagtcATATGTTAGCCCCTCTAGGGAATCTGAGAAGGAATATGAATCTGGATCTGAATCAAAGAGTGGGAGAAGGAAAGGTCATAGCAGTCTATCACATGGATTGGATGCTAGTGGGCACAAATCAAACTCTACTCAGTCAAGAAAGAGTGGAGGACAAAAGCTTGGATCTAGCTCTAGAGGTTCAGGAGACAAGGGAAGCCAAAACTATGCATGTGGTTCCAGCAATTCAGGTGGGTGTGGAAAGCCACAAAATGCTTCTAGTTCTTGTCAGGAAGGTAGATTTGGAGGGCAAGGAAATCAATCTAGCTGTACCCAATCAGGTTATCAATCAGGAAGTAGTGGAGGACAAGATCATGGATGTATTTCAGGAGGTCAGTCCTCTGGATATTGTGAACATGAGCCTAGATCCTGTAGCCAGTCTTCTAGTCAGAGAAAATATGGATCTAGAGCATGTGGTCAAACACAGAATGGTGGAAGACAACAGAGAACAGGTTCAAATCAGTCCTGTTGCTGTGAACAATATGGGTCTGAAACAAGTCAGTCTTCTAGTTATGGTCAACATGGATCTGGTTCTTGTGGACACTTTTCAAACTCTCATCAAAAAGGGTCTGGTTCAAATGGATTTTCTAAATGTGGACAATATGGGTCTGGCTCTGGGCAGTCCTCTAGCTTTGGACAACATGAGTCAGGCTCAGGTCAATCCTCTGGCTGTGGACATGGCTCTGGCTCATGTCAGTCCTCTGGCTTTGGCCAGCATGGGTCTGGCTCAGGTCAATCCTCTGGTTTATGTCAACATGGGTCTGGCTCAGGACAGTCCTCTGGCTTTGGACAACATGGGTCTGGCTCAGGTCAATCCTCTGGCTGTGGACATGGCTCTGGCTCATGTCAGTCCTCTGGCTTTGGCCAGCATGGGTCTGGCTCAGGTCAATACTCTGGTTTAGGTCAGCATGTATCTAGCTCAGCACAGTCCTCTGGCTTTGGACAACATGGGTCTGGTTCAGGTCAGTACTCTGGTTTAGGTCAGCATGGGTCTGGCTCAGGGCAGTCCTCTGGCTTTGGACAACATGGGTCTGGCTCAGGTCAGTCCTCTGGTTTTGGCCAGCATGGGTCTGGCTCAGGACGGTCCTCTGGCTTTGGACAACATGGGTCTAGCTCAGGTCAGTCCTCTGGCTTTGGACAACATGGGTCTGGCTCAGGTCAGTCTTCCAGTTTTGGTCAGCATGGGTCAGGCACTGGACAGTCCTCTGGTTTTTCCTCTGGTTTTGGACAAAATTGCTCTGGCTCAGAAATGTCTTCCAGTTCAGGACAGTCCTCTGGCTTTGGACAATGTGGGTCTGGCTCAGGACAGTCCTCTGGTTTTGGACAACATGGGTCTGGTACCCATCAAACTTCTAGCTCAGGACAACATAGATATAGCTCAGGTCAATCCTCCAGCTTTGGATTTGGATCTAGCACACATCAGTCCCCTAGTTTTGGGACTGGCTCAGGTCATTTGTTGGGCTCTGGACAAGAATCTACAGCACGTCAGTCTAGCTATGGTCAACATGGTTCCGGTTCAGGGCAATCCTCAACTTTTGGCAATGGATCTTGCTCAGGCAACTCCTCTAAACCAGATCAACATGAATCTAGCTCAAGAAAGTCATCTAGTAAAAATCAACGTGATTTTAGCTCAATTCAATCCTCTGGCTGTGACAATCAACAAACTAGGGTAGGTGGACAGGAATGCTATGAGACTAGTTCAGGAAAAGGGAGTCAACAATGTAGAAAGTCAAAATCAGATTCAGCTAAaagtcagagaagagaaacagctaAAGGAAGACAGGGAACAACTCATGGACAGTCAGAAGACACCAGTGGATATGCTCAGTCTGGTCATGGACAAACCTCCAGGACAGAATCCAGTATAACTAGTAGGAGTAGTGTTGGAGAGTCAAGTGACAATCAAGGGCACTCAGGAGTCCCACAGGTACACACAGGATCCCCTCAAGATCATTCCGGATCTCAACATAGAGAGTCAGAATCAACGGTTAAAGGGAGACAGGGAACTACCCATAGACAGTCAGGAGATCTAATTGGACATGCCCAGTCAGGTCATGGACAAGCCACCAGGACACAAACCAGTAGGACTGGTAGAAGGGAATCTAGTGGCAGTGAGTCCAGTGACACTGAAAGGCACTCAGGAGtcccacaggcacacacaggaTTCCCTCAAGGTCATTCTGGATCTCAACATGGAGAGTCAGGATCCTCAGTACAAGGGAGACATGGAAGTACTCATGGACACTCAGGAGATACCAGTGGACATGCCCATGCTGACCATGAACAAGCCACCAGGACACAATCCAGTAGGATTGATAGAAGGGAATCCAGTGGCAGTGAGTACAGTGACACTGAAAACCACTCACATgtcccacagacacacacaggatCCCCACATACTCACGCTGGTTCTCAACATCCAGAGTCAGGATCCTCACTACAAAGGAGACAAGGAACAACTCATGGACAATCAAGAGACACCACTGCACATGCCCAGTCTGGTCATGGACAAGCCAGCAGGACACAATCCAGTAGGAGTAGAAGAAGTGAGTCTACTGTCAGTGAGTCCAGTGACTATCAGGGGCACTCAGGAGccccacaggcacacacaggtTCCTCTCACGGTCAGGTTGGATCTCAACATCCAGAACTGGGTTCCACAGTTAAAGGGAGACAGGGAACTCCTCATGGACAGTCTGGAGACACCAGTAGATATGCCCACTCTGGCCATGGACAAGCCACCAGGACACAATCCAGTAGGACTGGTAGAAGGGAATCTGGTGGCAGTGAGTCCAGTGACACTGAAaggcactcag GAGtcccacaggcacacacaggaTCCCCTCAAAGTCATTCTGGATCTCAACATGGAGAGTCGGGATCCTCAGTACAAGGGAGACAGGGAACTACCCAGAGGCAGTCAGGAGATGCAGGTGGACATGTCCACTCTGGCCAAGGACAAGCCACCAGGACACAATCCAGCAGATCTGGTAGAAGGGAATCTAGTGGCAGTGAGTCCAGTGACACTGAAAatcacctaggtgtcccagagacacacacaggatcTCCTCATGGCCAGGCTGAATCTCAACATGGCGAATCGGGATCCTCAGTACAAAGGAGACAGGGAACTACTCATGGACAATCAGGAGACACCACTACAAATGCCCAGTCTGGTCATGGAAAAGCCAGCAGGTCACAGCCCACTAGGACTAGTGGAGGATCTAGTGTCAGTGAGTCCAGTGACTCTCAGGGGCACTCAGGAGTCCGACAGTCACACTCAGGTTCCCCCCATGGCCAGGCTGGATCTCAACATCCAGAACTGGGTTCCACAGTTAAAGGGAGACAGGGAACTCCTCATGGACAGTCCGGAGACACCAGTAGACATGCCCACTCTGGCCATGGACAAGCCACAAAGACACAATCCAGCAGGTTTGGTAGAAGGGAATCTAGTGTCACTGAGTCCAGTGACACTGAAAACGACTCAGGtgtctcacagacacacacaggatCCCCGCATACTCACGCTGGTTCTCAACATCCAGAGTCAGGATCCTCACTACAAAGGAGACAAGGAACAACTCATGGACAATCAAGAGACACCACTGCACATGCCCAGTCTGGTCATGGACAAGCCAGCAGGACACAATCCAGTAGGAGTAGAAGAAGTGAGTCTACTGTCAGTGAGTCCAGTGACTATCAGGGGCACTCAGGAGccccacaggcacacacaggtTCCTCTCATGGTCAGGTTGGATCTCAACATCCAGAACTGGGTTCCACAGTTAAAGGGAGACAGGGAACTCCTCATGGACAGTCTGGAGACACCAGTAGATATGCCCACTCTGGCCATGGACAAGCCAGCAGGACACAATCCAGTAGGACTGGTAGAAGGGAATCTGGTGGCAGTGAGTCCAGTGACACTGAAAGGCACTCAGgaatcccacacacacacacagaatcccCACGTACTCACGCTGGATCTCAACATCCAGAGTCAGGATCCTCACTACAAGGGAGAAAGGAAACTGCTCATAGACAGTCAGGAGACACTACTAGACATGCGCACTCTGGCCATGGACAAGCCACCAGGACACAATCCAGTAGGACTGGTAGAAGGGAAACTAGTGGCAGTGAGTCCAGTGACACTGAAaggcactcag GAGTCCCACAGGTACACTCAGGATCTCCCCATGGGCAGGCTGGATCTCAACATGGAGAGTCAGATTCCACCACCAAAGAGAGACAGGAATATACTCATAAACATTCAGAGGACACCAGTGGACATGCCGAATCTGTTCATGGACAAGCTACTAGGACACAATCCAGTAGGGCTAGAAGAAGGGGATCTACTCTCAGTGAGTCCAGTGACACTCAGGGGTACTCAGGAGCCCCACAGATACACTCAGGTTCCCTCCATGGCCAGGTTGGATCTGAACATCCAGAGTCAGAATCCACAATTAAAAGGAGACAGGTCACTACTAATAGACAGTCAGAGGACACCACTGGTAATCCTTATTCTGGTCATGGACAAGCCACCAGGACAGAATCCAGTAGGAGTAAAAGAAAGGGATTTAGTGGCACTGAGTCTAGTGACACTGAAAGACATTCAGGAGTCCCACTGACCCATACAGGATCCCCTCATGGTCATACTGGATCTTTACATGGAGAGTTAGGATCCACAATTAGAAGGAGACAGGGAAGTACTCATGGACATTCAAGAGGCAACAGTGGACATTCTGGGTCCAGTCATACACAGTCACATGATACTCATAGGCTGTCTAAGGATAACATAAGTAAACAGTCACATAGCATTCATCACCAATCTAGAGTGAGTCATTCTCAATCACAACATAGTGGAAAACAAAGACATGGATCAGATCAAGGATGGAAACATGGCAGTTATGGAAGTGCAGAATATGACTATGGGCAGTCTGGGTATGGACCTTCTGGGGGCAGCAGAACAAGCAGCCGAAATTCTAGCCCTTTAAGGTCATTGGATAGAGCTGAAAACAATCAAGTGTCTACACATGGACAATCATTTTCTAGGCCTGACCATACAGGATCAAAAGCAATTGAAATAATCGGAAGACAAAGGTCAAGTCATGGACAGTCAATTGATTCCCACAATAAGTCTGGATCCAGTGTAAATAGAAGGCAGGGATCTTTTCATGGGCATTCAATAGTAAGTCATGAATCATCAATTGACACCCATGTTCAATTTGGAAGGGAGGGATCTACTACTCGTAGGCAGTCAAGCAACCATTCTGTATCCAGCCATGGACAATTCATATCAGCTCGCAGCCATCCAGAGTCTAATTCAACCTTAAGGCAGGATTTTCATAGTGATAATAAAGAGCATTCAGAAGATTGGGGGAAACAGATTCATGAACCATCAGGATCTAGGCATGGACAGTCTGAATTCAATATTATTAGTATCCATAGATCCAACCAGCAGCATTTGGCAGATACAACTTCTCATGAGCAGGTAAGATACAACACATGTTTAGTAAGACAGGGATCAAGTAATAGAAAATCAGGGGACATCCAGGGTCAATCTGGATTCAGCACTAATGAAAGCCGAGTAGATAGCCATGACCAATCAAGTGACAGCTATGGGAAGTCAAGTAATAGCAGAAGTCAAGGAATCATTTTCAGTCACTCTCATGATAGCCAAGACCCTGCAGGAATTGAAGAATATGGTCCAACCATGTGGAGTGGGGACAGGCAAAAGCAAGGTCCCGAATCAAGTTTATTTAGAAGCACCAGAATATATAGTCAAAATGTGGATGATAAGCAGACAAGAAACACTGAGGCCAGAGGTTGCCATAAAAGGGAGAGAACAGACTCAGGTTCCTGTTATTTAGATAGCAACACTCCACTCTATGAATATGTCCAAGAACAAAGGTGTTATTACATTGAATAA